The Vanessa cardui chromosome 9, ilVanCard2.1, whole genome shotgun sequence genome has a window encoding:
- the LOC124532194 gene encoding uncharacterized protein LOC124532194 isoform X3: MLYKEFQTTERGARHPQHNYIMKDFTLLIALYHGFELLVKHGSRVFLNYFDEHPEKSWIQADDKLTALLERLRDDLGVDPLLVDRSVLPDGTIPEIPQNLAFGHPKFYKLKEIMLEHFTNAKQKGQETKAIVFCEYRESVHLVHCLLLQCRPLIIPQMFVGQGAAGREGKAAVSQKQQLRVMRGFRAGACNALVCTCVAEEGLDVGSVDLILCFDVSTRSPVRLVQRCGRTGRERGGQVFILVTEGKEHQTLKESMRQRDGLNQKILDSKEVENSLYKMNPRMLPRDLTPECQKMYITVDAAKSKEDSEQTKKGQTNLKSMLCRKDSKGTSIQSEWIKKSEFDKIYPRGYRECNFFAQPTAYFAMSKEKIKEIKNVEGGSLLNLSTWIECQRNLQNTINVGHSEDTEILTAVLKISQGKNLETLPSTQIPNIVSQSSQSQNVFSSPVKTKPKQIKKKQKLPLIKSPCKKDGDIRTLFSTATKSTKNYTKLINDLGIHNNGNIPTRVINLLVDLCIQNTNVTSTCYICLNVCNCKMIQSIREKENSPFLSPINTEPILPNIDLIDDLNVDSFLNYDKQTNNNDVKKDIAVDASNRDIENNIAQDTSKNFDIEIDFDSLSVHGSPVLEKVSDERKLSNGNTNFDIGDIDDIFAESSPEIVSNIDDEQNNSKPKETLDYFQLNSIEDIFADSDDEPKSDTESNLHAQNNNNNFKTKIVVSPDKVQERNNQRRAATPPSPSILSGGIKRNRQSTSPILCSQMRKPNTARAISNQFQSSTPLNNAKSDCQKGTMNNERDLKNTSDKSMFTITELVDMINKTENENLSGLTTSNIGGRNINAQNRNTSPIISTQRDKTMLMDTTVSDKQKVLTPQLPVSISVSDSDDEDSTQEYAVDTEKIEGRNTSNKRKIEVDNFASPYFNKEPNTEKENHSALTIPNICDESRNEIVQNRNTSPIICTQRDKTRRMDTDQSDKQKVTTQLPLSQSIVISDSDSDEGDTKEYGVETETRNIESKPFKRKFEEHDFASSYFNKKPKLNKAHGIKLTLQKKVLAALTSNKFNNDSFGNNNTHVNFVLTSPNTSPRLNLHKENENPLLLKSQKLNDTKLQSELDKLQMYRRDAKCSPTNGILRNATNTSHLLNRRKIAFSDSDDDFVSDEKPQRKLKSNGVHDNGVTKNKIRKKKKASEFLDLEAELSDDEHGSGDELTDESVGSIIDFICDENITHDEEDIQAIYLKSVKSPIKGVFKIPQFTHKFKKADVLSQYVEENDTYEMDSFCVDSHVGLTQVNEVSELELAEMLLEEKKRNKKRSKALPKLTERDDESPVVKRKFKNVKRQISSDSDDSS, encoded by the exons ATGCTCTACAAAGAATTTCAAACGACAGAACGAGGTGCCAG GCATCCACAACATAACTATATTATGAAAGATTTTACGCTACTGATCGCATTGTATCATGGTTTTGAATTGCTCGTGAAGCACGGCTCCAGGGTATTTCTGAATTATTTCGACGAGCACCCTGAAAAGTCATGGATACAGGCTGATGATAAACTCACCGCTTTACTTGAGAGGTTAAGAGACGACCTCGGGGTTGATCCCCTCTTGGTTGATAGAAGTGTATTACCAGATGGAACGATACCAGAA ATACCACAGAATTTAGCCTTTGGTCATCCTAAATTTTATAAGTTGAAGGAAATTATGCTCGAGCATTTTACTAATGCGAAACAAAAAGGACAGGAAACTAAAGCTATAG TATTCTGCGAGTACCGGGAGAGCGTTCACCTTGTACACTGCCTGCTCTTGCAGTGTCGGCCGCTGATCATACCGCAGATGTTTGTGGGCCAGGGCGCCGCGG GGCGCGAGGGCAAGGCGGCGGTGTCGCAGAAGCAGCAGTTGCGCGTGATGCGCGGCTTCCGCGCGGGCGCCTGCAACGCGCTCGTGTGCACGTGCGTGGCCGAGGAGGGGTTGGACGTGGGCAGCGTCGACCTCATCCTCTGCTTCGACGTGTCCACGCGCTCGCCCGTGCGCCTCGTGCAGAG GTGCGGGCGCACGGGGAGGGAGCGCGGCGGGCAAGTGTTCATCCTGGTCACCGAGGGCAAGGAACATCAG ACATTGAAAGAGAGTATGCGTCAAAGAGACGGACTGAATCAGAAAATATTGGATTCTAAAGAAGTTGAAAATAGCCTGTACAAGATGAACCCTCGGATGCTGCCGCGAGACCTGACGCCGGAGTGTCAGAAGATGTACATAACCGTCGACGCGGCGAAGAGTAAAGAGGACTCGGAACAAACGAAGAAG GGTCAAACAAACTTAAAGAGTATGCTGTGTCGAAAGGATTCTAAAGGGACATCGATTCAAAGTGAATGGATAAAGAAGagcgaatttgataaaatataccCGAGGGGTTATCGGGAATGCAACTTTTTTGCGCAGCCCACCGCTTATTTTGCAATGAGCAAAG aaaaaattaaagaaataaaaaacgtgGAAGGCGGTTCGCTTCTAAACTTATCAACGTGGATAGAATGTCAGAGAAATTTACAGAACACCATCAATGTTGGACATTCTGAAGACACGGAAATATTGACAGCTGTTCTGAAGATTAGTCAAGGAAAGAATTTGGAAACGCTTCCTTCTACTCAAATTCCAA ATATTGTCAGTCAAAGCTCACAATCGCAGAATGTATTTTCTTCGCCCGTAAAAACAAAACCTAAACAAATAAAGAAGAAACAAAAGTTACCTCTGATAAAATCTCCGTGTAAAAAGGACGGTGATATTCGAACATTATTCAGCACAGCCACAAAGTCTACGAAGAATTATACAAAACTTATTAATGATTTAGGTATACACAATAACGGCAATATACCAACGCGAGTCATTAATCTATTAGTGGACCTCTGCATACAAAACACTAATGTTACAAGTACTTGCTATATTTGCCTCAATGTTTGCAATTGTAAAATGATACAAAGCATACGAGAAAAAGAAAATTCACCCTTTTTATCGCCTATCAATACAGAACCTATTTTACCtaatattgatttgattgacGATTTAAACGTAGATTCTTTTCTTAATTATGATAAGCAAACTAACAATAATGATGTCAAAAAAGATATTGCTGTAGATGCAAGTAACAGAGACATCGAAAACAATATTGCGCAAGATACTAGTAAAAATTTTGATATAGAAATTGATTTTGATTCTTTGAGTGTACATGGTTCGCCAGTTTTAGAGAAAGTTAGTGATGAAAGAAAACTAAGCAATGGAAACACGAATTTCGATATTGGAGATATAGATGACATATTCGCTGAAAGTAGTCCTGAAATAGTTTCGAATATTGATGATGAACAAAATAATTCGAAACCGAAAGAAACTTTAGATTATTTTCAATTGAACAGTATCGAAGACATATTTGCAGACTCAGATGATGAACCAAAGTCTGACACAGAAAGTAATTTGCAtgcacaaaataataacaataactttaaaaCTAAGATCGTAGTTTCACCTGACAAAGTTCAAGAGAGAAACAACCAAAGGAGAGCAGCGACTCCACCGAGTCCGTCAATATTATCCGGAGGTATCAAAAGAAATCGGCAATCAACGTCTCCTATTCTTTGTAGCCAAATGCGTAAGCCAAATACGGCAAGAGCTATTTCCAATCAATTTCAAAGCTCTACACCTTTAAACAATGCTAAATCTGATTGTCAAAAGGGGACAATGAACAACGAAAGAGACTTAAAAAATACGAGTGATAAAAGTATGTTTACAATTACTGAACTAGTTGATATGATTAATAAAACTGAAAACGAAAACCTGTCTGGATTGACAACGTCGAATATTGGCGGACGAAATATAAATGCACAAAACAGAAACACTTCACCGATAATATCTACTCAGCGAGATAAAACGATGCTAATGGATACAACAGTATCTGATAAGCAAAAAGTTCTGACTCCTCAATTGCCTGTGAGTATTTCTGTTTCTGATAGCGACGATGAAGACAGCACGCAAGAGTACGCTGTCGACACAGAGAAAATTGAAGGCAGAAATACGtcgaataaaagaaaaattgaagTCGATAACTTTGCTTCACCCTACTTCAACAAAGAACCAAATACCGAAAAAGAAAATCACTCTGCATTAACAATACCGAATATTTGTGATGAAAGTCGAAATGAAATTGTACAAAACAGAAATACTTCACCGATAATTTGTACACAGCGAGATAAAACAAGAAGAATGGACACAGACCAATCTGATAAGCAAAAAGTAACAACACAACTACCGCTATCTCAAAGTATTGTTATTTCTGATAGTGACTCTGACGAAGGCGACACAAAAGAGTACGGCGTAGAAACTGAGACAAGAAATATCGAAAGCAAgccatttaaaagaaaatttgaagAACATGACTTTGCTTCATCATACTTCAATAAAAAACCCAAACTAAATAAAGCACACGGTATAAAATTAACTTTGCAAAAGAAAGTTCTTGCAGCACTAACAtctaacaaatttaataatgattcttTTGGAAATAACAATACGCACGTTAATTTCGTGCTCACATCGCCCAATACATCACCAAGATTGAACTTACATAAAGAAAATGAGAAcccgttattattaaaaagtcaaAAATTAAACGATACTAAACTACAAAGTGAGCTGGATAAACTTCAGATGTACCGACGTGATGCTAAATGCAGTCCCACAAATGGTATTTTGCGCAATGCAACGAATACATCGCATTTATTGAACAGGAGAAAAATAGCTTTTAGTGACAGCGATGATGACTTTGTTAGTGATGAAAAACCTCagagaaaattaaaatcgaatggTGTCCATGATAATGGTGtcaccaaaaataaaataagaaaa AAGAAGAAAGCGAGTGAGTTTCTAGACTTGGAAGCTGAATTATCAGACGATGAACATGGAAGTGGTGACGAACTCACAGATGAGAGCGTGGGTAGCATCATTGATTTCATATGCGACGAAAATATCACTCACGACGAAGAGGACATACAGGCTATATACTTAAAATCTGTCAA AAGCCCAATAAAAGGAGTGTTCAAAATACCACAATTCACGCACAAATTCAAAAAAGCTGATGTTTTATCACAATATGTCGAGGAAAATGATACTTATGAGATG GATAGTTTTTGCGTGGATTCGCATGTTGGACTGACACAAGTTAATGAAGTGTCAGAACTGGAGCTCGCTGAAATGTTGTTAGAAGagaaaaaacgaaataaaaagcGTTCTAAAGCTTTACCCAAGCTGACTGAAAGGGATGACGAAAGTCCAGTTGTTAAGagaaagtttaaaaatgttaaaagacaAATTAGCAGTGATTCTGATGATAGTAGCTGA